In Pangasianodon hypophthalmus isolate fPanHyp1 chromosome 3, fPanHyp1.pri, whole genome shotgun sequence, a single genomic region encodes these proteins:
- the tbxtb gene encoding T-box transcription factor T, with product MASSGSECSGKAVQYRVDHLLSAVENELQAGSEKGDPTERELKVSLDEVELWQKFRELTNEMIVTKNGRRMFPVLKVNVSGLDPSAMYSFLLDFSAADSHRWKYVNGEWVAGGRPEPRASSCVYMHPDSPNFGAHWMKAPVSFSRVKLTNKLNGGGQIMLNSLHKYEPRIHIVRVGGPHRMITSHSFPETQFIAVTAYQNEEITALKIKYNPFAKAFLDAKERNDHKEIIDEVSENQQSGYTQLSGWFLPGSGSLCPPANSHPQFGGALPLPSSHGCERYSTLRSHRSSPYPSPYPHRTTSPTGYSENPSACLSMLPAHENWSSQQMSSHSSMVPMGQHSPPNSNSSQYTSLWTVGNAPLTPVSQTGGMASSLGSQYLRGSASHYASLSHPASVPNPGSPLYDSTPATEVHNSSPYDSATHVRLATAWTPITPPSL from the exons atggcTTCAAGTGGCAGTGAGTGCTCGGGAAAGGCCGTCCAGTACCGTGTGGACCATCTGCTGAGCGCCGTGGAGAACGAGCTGCAGGCCGGGAGCGAGAAAGGAGACCCGACCGAGAGGGAGCTGAAAGTGAGCCTGGATGAGGTGGAGCTGTGGCAGAAGTTCCGAGAGCTCACCAATGAGATGATAGTAACCAAGAACGGCAG GCGCATGTTCCCCGTGCTGAAAGTGAATGTGTCCGGTCTGGACCCCAGTGCCATGTACTCGTTCCTGCTGGACTTCTCGGCGGCGGACTCGCACCGCTGGAAGTACGTGAACGGGGAGTGGGTGGCGGGGGGCAGACCCGAGCCGCGCGCCTCCAGCTGCGTGTACATGCACCCCGACTCCCCAAACTTCGGAGCGCACTGGATGAAAGCTCCAGTCTCCTTCAGCAGAGTCAAACTCACCAACAAACTCAACGGGGGAGGACAG ATCATGCTGAACTCTTTACACAAGTACGAACCGCGCATCCATATCGTACGTGTCGGAGGGCCACACAGAATGATCACCAGCCATTCCTTCCCTGAAACTCAGTTCATAGCAGTCACTGCATACCAGAATGAGGAG ATCACTGCACTCAAAATCAAATACAACCCCTTCGCCAAAGCTTTCCTAGATGCCAAAGAAAG AAATGATCATAAGGAAATAATAGATGAAGTCAGCGAGAACCAACAGTCTGGCTATACGCAAT TGAGCGGCTGGTTTCTGCCAGGAAGCGGATCCCTCTGTCCTCCTGCGAACTCTCACCCTCAGTTTGGTGGCGCTCTGCCTCTGCCATCCTCTCACGGTTGTGAACGTTACTCCACATTGAGGAGTCACCGCTCCTCACCTTACCCCAGCCCCTACCCTCACCGAACAACCTCCCCca CTGGTTACTCGGAAAACCCTTCAGCTTGTTTGTCCATGCTGCCCGCCCATGAGAACTGGTCCAGTCAACAGATGTCCTCTCACTCCAGCATGGTCCCTATGGGCCAACACTCTCCCCCCAACTCCAACTCCAG TCAGTACACCAGTTTATGGACTGTAGGAAACGCTCCGCTGACTCCAGTGTCTCAGACAGGTGGAATGGCAAGCAGCTTGGGCTCCCAGTACCTCCGTGGTTCTGCCAGTCATTATGCCAGCCTGTCTCACCCAGCCTCGGTGCCCAATCCTGGATCTCCGCTCTATGACAGCACACCTGCCACTGAGGTGCACAACTCATCTCCATACGACAGCGCCACCCACGTGCGGCTGGCCACGGCCTGGACACCCATCACACCTCCTTCCTTATAG
- the prr18 gene encoding proline-rich protein 18, which yields MPFPPINLHSRISSPGKDLFRKKKTGTSVVPPQSLLSPKPREEKETEKDKLSTSWPSANLRQLGRKPQQPQQQHSSKFPTDCSVPNMDVVDVKSAWLNASKPLGGSCESVPRSSSGESAARRAVGYGKEELEQEVQFSLSLTPEAILVIQKRNLEKQMLAKQQKCCGSTDTRHRRAAPSKRAQGASKSTGPVAKLDSSNDISAIVKISLLNDQHKYDDVEYEEEDGDVDETVMRKCKEWLKGVESAAAFSKVDKLSALPHLKSC from the coding sequence ATGCCTTTTCCACCTATAAACCTCCATTCGCGGATATCATCGCCAGGAAAAGATCTGTTCAGGAAGAAGAAAACCGGTACGAGTGTTGTTCCTCCTCAGTCTTTGCTCAGTCCTAAACCGCGCGAGGAGAAGGAAACGGAAAAGGACAAACTGTCCACGTCCTGGCCTAGTGCCAATCTGAGACAGCTGGGACGTAAACCGCAGCAACCACAGCAGCAGCATTCTAGCAAATTTCCCACAGACTGTTCAGTTCCAAACATGGACGTCGTGGACGTGAAAAGCGCGTGGCTGAACGCGAGCAAGCCGCTGGGAGGCTCGTGTGAGAGCGTGCCGCGCTCCAGCTCCGGGGAATCCGCGGCCCGGCGCGCCGTCGGCTACGGCAAAGAGGAGCTGGAGCAGGAGGTGCAGTTCTCCCTCAGCCTCACCCCCGAGGCCATCCTCGTCATCCAGAAACGCAACCTCGAAAAACAGATGCTGGCCAAGCAGCAGAAGTGCTGCGGGTCCACGGACACCAGACACCGCAGGGCTGCACCGTCCAAAAGGGCGCAGGGCGCTTCGAAGAGCACGGGCCCTGTGGCCAAGCTGGACAGCTCGAACGACATCAGCGCCATCGTGAAGATCTCACTGCTCAACGACCAGCACAAGTACGACGACGTCGAGTACGAGGAGGAGGACGGAGACGTGGACGAGACGGTGATGCGGAAGTGTAAAGAGTGGCTGAAAGGCGTGGAGAGCGCAGCCGCCTTCAGCAAAGTGGACAAACTCTCTGCTCTCCCGCATCTCAAGAGCTGCTGA
- the si:ch211-130h14.4 gene encoding uncharacterized protein si:ch211-130h14.4, translating into MMTLKTQDIHHTSCFPSILDSYMYSEGLGKAVSVAKVVTQMKKLKRERVQRPVSAAELQKKKALQEQRHLESYRRLHRLKDSLSHRYAELLTEKVQRQRQEMKQHNSAHVKTAEKHNGQSSRGFQELVGSTLKDNAAFLKSLPKTRYYLILELQRQLGQRDCLQGIREQEVFRSWVDQSKTAQLEKQLQQMELSSKSAPELKLEDSLKKKLEVLPKIQISLEESDNQQEHHDALSESGGGEQVSTPFLQGKQIQEQDETELRFPSVFLQELQVPRFSTLQPSFLEAFRTNIVPLRANEPLHKSKTSSVTQRKLRLMHSLSLFNMAQSRRLLIKNGLMPQYDKGYSIQDMMEHVRPKIVSTEELRCCSEPPLPPQLLNHTASESSVCIKEEMNAHADQMASSEQSAKELQKSCNRASSDKIPLSMEDIYSCSILLGKSFDKKMWSNYA; encoded by the exons ATGATGACACTGAAGACTCAAGATATTCATCACACTAGCTGTTTTCCATCCATTCTGGATTCCTACATGTATTCTGAAGGCTTGGGAAAG GCAGTGTCCGTGGCCAAAGTAGTGACGCAGATGAAAAAGCTGAAAAGGGAGAGAGTTCAGCGCCCTGTGTCTGCTGCTGAGctccaaaaaaagaaagctcTTCAAGAACAG CGCCATCTTGAGTCGTATCGCCGGCTTCACCGCCTGAAGGACAGCTTGTCCCACAGATACGCCGAGCTGCTCACAGAGAAGGTCCAAAGACAGCGACAAGAGATGAAACAGCACAACTCAGCTCATGTAAAAactgcagaaaaacacaatggACAG AGCTCAAGAGGCTTCCAGGAGCTTGTTGGTTCAACCCTTAAAGATAATGCTGCATTCCTGAAGTCTTTACCTAAGACACGTTATTACCTG ATCTTGGAGCTCCAGAGGCAACTGGGCCAGCGTGATTGTCTACAGGGTATCAGGGAACAGGAGGTGTTCAGGTCCTGGGTGGACCAGAGCAAAACCGCACAACTAGAGAAACAACTACAGCAAATGG AGCTTTCCAGTAAGTCTGCTCCAGAGCTGAAGTTAGAGGATTCGCTAAAGAAGAAATTAGAAGTTCTACCAAAGATACAGATCTCTCTTGAGGAAAGTGACAATCAACAGGAACAC CATGATGCATTATCAGAGAGTGGAGGAGGAGAACAGGTCAGCACTCCATTTCTCCAGGGCAAACAAATCCAGGAACAGGATGAAACTGAGCTAAGGTTTCCCAGT GTGTTCTTGCAGGAGTTACAGGTACCCAGGTTTTCCACTTTGCAGCCCAGCTTCTTGGAAGCCTTCAGGACCAACATTGTTCCTTTG AGAGCTAATGAGCCACTTCACAAATCAAAAACTTCATCTGTAACTCAGCGCAAGCTACGTCTCATGCACAGCCTGTCTCTTTTCAACATGGCTCAGTCTCGTAG GTTACTGATTAAAAATGGACTGATGCCGCAGTATGATAAAGGATACAGCATCCAAGACATG ATGGAGCATGTACGTCCAAAAATAGTCTCAACTGAAGAACTGAGATGTTGTAGTGAGCCTCCACTTCCACCCCAGTTGCTGAATCACACAGCATCTGAATCCTCTGTATGCATTAAAGAGGAAATGAATGCACACGCTGATCAGATGGCCAG CTCTGAACAGTCTGCAAAAGAACTGCAAAAGAGCTGCAACAGAGCCAGCAGTGACAAGATTCCCCTGTCCATGGAGGATATTTATTCATGTAGCATTTTACTG GGTAAATCATTTGACAAGAAGATGTGGAGCAATTATGCATAG